A window of Colius striatus isolate bColStr4 chromosome 29, bColStr4.1.hap1, whole genome shotgun sequence contains these coding sequences:
- the KIRREL1 gene encoding kin of IRRE-like protein 1 isoform X1: MRILFLCLLSLADSRGQVAQTRFVEEPEDQTVVAGQRIVLSCVVLNYSGIVQWTKDGLALGMGQGLKAWPRYRIVGTADSGQYNLEISGAELSDDAVYECQATEAALRSRRAKLTVLIPPEDPTIDGAPEILLRAGTPYNLTCRARSAKPAASIVWYRDGLQQDGAVTSTEVLADGKRETTISLLAINPSDVDIGRVFSCRCTNDAIPAGKETFVKLNVHHPPTVTLSIQPQTVQEGERVVFTCMATANPEIKGYRWAKGGVIIEDAKENKYDTQVDYTFFTEPVSCEVHNDIGSTNVSTLVDVHFAPRIVVDPKPTITDIGSDVTLTCVWSGNPPLTLTWTKKESNMVLSNSNQLYLKSVTQDDAGQYVCKAIVPRIGVGEREVTLFVNGPPIISSQPLQYAVRGDRGKVECFIGSTPPPDRIAWAWKENILEAGTLERYTVERTNTGSGVLSTLTINNVMDADFQTRYNCTAWNSFGPGTAIIQLEEKANISPSPVEVLPVGIIAGATIGASILLISFLVALACFLYRRRKGSRKDVTLRKLDIKVETVNREPLTLHTDREEDTASVSTATRVMKAIYSSFKDDVDLKQDLRCDTIDTREEYELKDPTNGYYNVRAHEDRPSSRSVLYADYRTPGPARFDTRPPSRLSHSSAYAQLSTYSRGGPASDYNPEATTGPGQAPPPPPPPPPGTTGGETTSQLSYENYGGHAAFPGGAGYATYRLGYGQGPPSLERAPYDAYDPMGKYTSATRFSYTSQHSDYGQRFQQRMQTHV, from the exons TGGCACAGACACGGTTTGTGGAGGAGCCAGAGGATCAGACGGTGGTGGCCGGGCAGAGGATCGTCCTGTCCTGTGTCGTGCTCAACTACTCTGGGATTGTGCAATGGACCAAAGATGGCCTGGCCCTGGGCATGGGGCAGGGGCTCAAAG CCTGGCCACGCTACCGCATCGTGGGCACAGCAGACTCTGGGCAGTACAACCTGGAGATCAGCGGGGCCGAGCTCTCCGATGACGCCGTCTACGAGTGTCAGGCCACCGAGGCTGCGCTGCGCTCCCGCCGGGCCAAGCTCACCGTGCTGA TCCCACCTGAGGACCCCACCATCGATGGAGCCCCTGAGATCCTGCTGAGGGCTGGCACTCCCTACAACCTGACGTGCCGGGCACGCAGCGCCAAACCAGCCGCCAGCATCGTGTGGTACCGCGACGGGCTGCAGCAGGACGGAGCCGTCACCAGCACG GAGGTGTTGGCTGATGGCAAAAGGGAGACCACCATTAGCCTGTTGGCCATCAACCCAAGCGACGTGGACATCGGGAGGGTGTTCTCGTGCCGCTGCACCAACGATGCCATCCCAGCAGGCAAAGAGACCTTTGTCAAGCTCAATGTTCACC ATCCCCCGACTGTCACCCTGTCCATCCAGCCCCAGACAGTGCAGGAGGGTGAGAGGGTCGTGTTCACCTGCATGGCAACTGCCAACCCCGAGATCAAAGGCTACAG GTGGGCTAAAGGGGGAGTGATCATCGAGGATGCCAAGGAGAACAAGTACGACACGCAGGTGGATTACACCTTCTTCACAGAGCCCGTCTCGTGTGAGGTGCACAACGACATCGGCAGCACCAACGTCAGCACGCTGGTGGACGTGCACT TTGCTCCTCGCATCGTGGTGGATCCCAAACCCACCATCACTGACATCGGATCCGACGTGACGCTGACGTGCGTGTGGTCAGGTAACCCACCGCTCACCCTCACCTGGACCAAGAAGGAGTCCAACATG GTCCTGAGCAACAGCAACCAGCTGTACCTGAAGTCTGTGACACAAGATGACGCGGGGCAGTACGTGTGCAAAGCCATCGTGCCACGGATCGGTGTGGGAGAGCGTGAGGTCACCCTCTTCGTCAATG GACCCCCCATCATCTCCAGCCAGCCCCTGCAGTATGCGGTGCGCGGCGACCGTGGCAAGGTCGAGTGTTTCATCGGCAGCACCCCACCCCCAGACCGTATc GCTTGGGCCTGGAAGGAGAACATTTTGGAGGCAGGGACGTTGGAGAGGTACACGGTAGAGCGGACGAACACGGGCAGCGGGGTCCTCTCCACCCTCACCATCAACAATGTCATGGACGCCGACTTCCAGACCCGTTACAACTGCACAGCCTGGAACAGCTTTGGGCCAGGAACTGCCATCATCCAGCTGGAGGAGAAAG CTAACATCTCCCCATCTCCTGTAGAGGTCTTGCCTGTGGGCATCATCGCTGGGGCCACCATTGGGGCCAGTATCCTCCTCATCAGCTTCCTCGTGGCACTCGCCTGCTTCCTCTACCGGCGGCGGAAAGGAA GCCGCAAGGATGTCACCCTGCGCAAGCTGGACATCAAGGTGGAGACGGTGAACAGGGAGCCCCTGACACTGCACACAGACCGTGAGGAGGACACAGCTAGCGTGTCCACAGCCACCCGTGTCATGAAGGCTATCTACTCG TCATTCAAGGATGACGTGGACTTGAAGCAGGACCTGCGCTGTGACACCATTGACACCCGGGAGGAGTATGAGCTCAAG GACCCCACCAATGGCTACTACAACGTTCGTGCCCACGAGGACCGTCCGTCGTCCCGCTCCGTGCTCTACGCCGATTACCGCACGCCAGGCCCAGCCCGGTTTGACACGCGCCCACCCTCCCGCCTGTCCCACTCCAGCGCCTACGCTCAGCTCAGCACCTACAGCCGTGGAGGCCCCGCTTCTGATTACAACCCTGAAGCAACAACAGGCCCAGGCCaagctcctcctcctcctcctcctcctcctcctggtaCAACGGGAGGGGAGACGACGAGTCAGCTCTCGTATGAGAACTACGGGGGGCACGCGGCTTTCCCAGGCGGGGCCGGTTATGCCACGTACCGGTTGGGTTATGGGCAAGGCCCCCCCAGCCTGGAGCGAGCTCCTTACGATGCCTACGACCCCATGGGCAAGTACACGAGTGCCACCCGCTTCTCCTACACCTCCCAGCACTCGGACTACGGGCAGCGCTTCCAGCAGAGGATGCAGACACACGTTTGA
- the KIRREL1 gene encoding kin of IRRE-like protein 1 isoform X2: MRILFLCLLSLADSRGQVAQTRFVEEPEDQTVVAGQRIVLSCVVLNYSGIVQWTKDGLALGMGQGLKAWPRYRIVGTADSGQYNLEISGAELSDDAVYECQATEAALRSRRAKLTVLIPPEDPTIDGAPEILLRAGTPYNLTCRARSAKPAASIVWYRDGLQQDGAVTSTEVLADGKRETTISLLAINPSDVDIGRVFSCRCTNDAIPAGKETFVKLNVHHPPTVTLSIQPQTVQEGERVVFTCMATANPEIKGYRWAKGGVIIEDAKENKYDTQVDYTFFTEPVSCEVHNDIGSTNVSTLVDVHFAPRIVVDPKPTITDIGSDVTLTCVWSGNPPLTLTWTKKESNMVLSNSNQLYLKSVTQDDAGQYVCKAIVPRIGVGEREVTLFVNGPPIISSQPLQYAVRGDRGKVECFIGSTPPPDRIAWAWKENILEAGTLERYTVERTNTGSGVLSTLTINNVMDADFQTRYNCTAWNSFGPGTAIIQLEEKEVLPVGIIAGATIGASILLISFLVALACFLYRRRKGSRKDVTLRKLDIKVETVNREPLTLHTDREEDTASVSTATRVMKAIYSSFKDDVDLKQDLRCDTIDTREEYELKDPTNGYYNVRAHEDRPSSRSVLYADYRTPGPARFDTRPPSRLSHSSAYAQLSTYSRGGPASDYNPEATTGPGQAPPPPPPPPPGTTGGETTSQLSYENYGGHAAFPGGAGYATYRLGYGQGPPSLERAPYDAYDPMGKYTSATRFSYTSQHSDYGQRFQQRMQTHV; this comes from the exons TGGCACAGACACGGTTTGTGGAGGAGCCAGAGGATCAGACGGTGGTGGCCGGGCAGAGGATCGTCCTGTCCTGTGTCGTGCTCAACTACTCTGGGATTGTGCAATGGACCAAAGATGGCCTGGCCCTGGGCATGGGGCAGGGGCTCAAAG CCTGGCCACGCTACCGCATCGTGGGCACAGCAGACTCTGGGCAGTACAACCTGGAGATCAGCGGGGCCGAGCTCTCCGATGACGCCGTCTACGAGTGTCAGGCCACCGAGGCTGCGCTGCGCTCCCGCCGGGCCAAGCTCACCGTGCTGA TCCCACCTGAGGACCCCACCATCGATGGAGCCCCTGAGATCCTGCTGAGGGCTGGCACTCCCTACAACCTGACGTGCCGGGCACGCAGCGCCAAACCAGCCGCCAGCATCGTGTGGTACCGCGACGGGCTGCAGCAGGACGGAGCCGTCACCAGCACG GAGGTGTTGGCTGATGGCAAAAGGGAGACCACCATTAGCCTGTTGGCCATCAACCCAAGCGACGTGGACATCGGGAGGGTGTTCTCGTGCCGCTGCACCAACGATGCCATCCCAGCAGGCAAAGAGACCTTTGTCAAGCTCAATGTTCACC ATCCCCCGACTGTCACCCTGTCCATCCAGCCCCAGACAGTGCAGGAGGGTGAGAGGGTCGTGTTCACCTGCATGGCAACTGCCAACCCCGAGATCAAAGGCTACAG GTGGGCTAAAGGGGGAGTGATCATCGAGGATGCCAAGGAGAACAAGTACGACACGCAGGTGGATTACACCTTCTTCACAGAGCCCGTCTCGTGTGAGGTGCACAACGACATCGGCAGCACCAACGTCAGCACGCTGGTGGACGTGCACT TTGCTCCTCGCATCGTGGTGGATCCCAAACCCACCATCACTGACATCGGATCCGACGTGACGCTGACGTGCGTGTGGTCAGGTAACCCACCGCTCACCCTCACCTGGACCAAGAAGGAGTCCAACATG GTCCTGAGCAACAGCAACCAGCTGTACCTGAAGTCTGTGACACAAGATGACGCGGGGCAGTACGTGTGCAAAGCCATCGTGCCACGGATCGGTGTGGGAGAGCGTGAGGTCACCCTCTTCGTCAATG GACCCCCCATCATCTCCAGCCAGCCCCTGCAGTATGCGGTGCGCGGCGACCGTGGCAAGGTCGAGTGTTTCATCGGCAGCACCCCACCCCCAGACCGTATc GCTTGGGCCTGGAAGGAGAACATTTTGGAGGCAGGGACGTTGGAGAGGTACACGGTAGAGCGGACGAACACGGGCAGCGGGGTCCTCTCCACCCTCACCATCAACAATGTCATGGACGCCGACTTCCAGACCCGTTACAACTGCACAGCCTGGAACAGCTTTGGGCCAGGAACTGCCATCATCCAGCTGGAGGAGAAAG AGGTCTTGCCTGTGGGCATCATCGCTGGGGCCACCATTGGGGCCAGTATCCTCCTCATCAGCTTCCTCGTGGCACTCGCCTGCTTCCTCTACCGGCGGCGGAAAGGAA GCCGCAAGGATGTCACCCTGCGCAAGCTGGACATCAAGGTGGAGACGGTGAACAGGGAGCCCCTGACACTGCACACAGACCGTGAGGAGGACACAGCTAGCGTGTCCACAGCCACCCGTGTCATGAAGGCTATCTACTCG TCATTCAAGGATGACGTGGACTTGAAGCAGGACCTGCGCTGTGACACCATTGACACCCGGGAGGAGTATGAGCTCAAG GACCCCACCAATGGCTACTACAACGTTCGTGCCCACGAGGACCGTCCGTCGTCCCGCTCCGTGCTCTACGCCGATTACCGCACGCCAGGCCCAGCCCGGTTTGACACGCGCCCACCCTCCCGCCTGTCCCACTCCAGCGCCTACGCTCAGCTCAGCACCTACAGCCGTGGAGGCCCCGCTTCTGATTACAACCCTGAAGCAACAACAGGCCCAGGCCaagctcctcctcctcctcctcctcctcctcctggtaCAACGGGAGGGGAGACGACGAGTCAGCTCTCGTATGAGAACTACGGGGGGCACGCGGCTTTCCCAGGCGGGGCCGGTTATGCCACGTACCGGTTGGGTTATGGGCAAGGCCCCCCCAGCCTGGAGCGAGCTCCTTACGATGCCTACGACCCCATGGGCAAGTACACGAGTGCCACCCGCTTCTCCTACACCTCCCAGCACTCGGACTACGGGCAGCGCTTCCAGCAGAGGATGCAGACACACGTTTGA